One genomic region from Populus nigra chromosome 8, ddPopNigr1.1, whole genome shotgun sequence encodes:
- the LOC133701934 gene encoding polygalacturonase QRT3-like yields the protein MCVFLKERVFYPIKYGADPTGERDSSDAILKALSYAFQVQNELELLPGINDLAGVVIDLQGGNYKISKPIRFPAGGGNILVHAGTLRASDDFPSDRYLVELWSPSSTVVPKPSNIHPDGGEKKNVGIYYEDVTFRDILFDSSYRGGGMFIIDSARTRIHNCFFIHFTTEGILVQKGHETFISSCFLGQHVTIGGDPKEKNYTGTAIDLASNDNAITDVAIFSAAIGVLLRGQANILTGVHCYNKATGFGGVGILVKPQGSLTRMDNCYLDWTAIVIEDPVQIHVTNGFFLGDANVVLKAAKGKMSGVTIVDNMFKSDANSMNPIVQLDGNFASIDQVVIDNNNAVGMTVKSTAGKLTVPGNGTKWVADFSSILVFPDRINHFQYSFNFQGVPVAFPAHGVTSLSNNVVVVQSDRSVNGVVSVAVDQYNRKGE from the exons atgTGTGTTTTTTTGAAGGAGAGAGTATTTTATCCAATTAAATATGGGGCGGACCCAACTGGGGAGCGAGACAGCAGTGATGCCATATTGAAAGCTTTAAGCTACGcatttcaagtgcaaaatgagcTTGAGTTGTTGCCAGGCATCAATGACTTGGCTGGTGTTGTGATTGATTTGCAGGGTGGAAACTACAAAATCAGCAAACCCATTAGGTTTCCAGCTGGTGGAGGCAATATCCTG GTACACGCGGGAACTTTGCGGGCATCTGACGATTTTCCAAGTGATCGTTACCTCGTTGAACTGTGGTCACCAAGTTCTACGGTTGTTCCCAAACCTTCCAATATCCATCCCGacgggggagagaaaaaaaatgttgggatATACTACGAGGACGTCACCTTTCGGGACATCCTGTTCGATTCAAGCTATCGCGGAGGGGGAATGTTCATCATTGATTCAGCAAGAACTCGCATACATAATTGCTTCTTTATCCACTTCACAACCGAAGGAATTCTAGTCCAAAAGGGCCACGAGACCTTCATATCAAGTTGTTTCCTAGGACAACATGTAACAATTGGTGGtgatccaaaagaaaaaaactataccGGAACTGCCATTGATCTTGCAAGTAATGATAATGCAATCACAGATGTTGCCATTTTCTCAGCTGCTATTGGAGTATTATTAAGGGGTCAAGCTAACATTCTTACAGGGGTACACTGCTACAACAAGGCAACTGGGTTCGGTGGCGTAGGGATTTTAGTGAAACCACAAGGATCCTTGACTAGGATGGATAATTGTTACTTAGATTGGACAGCTATAGTCATTGAAGATCCTGTTCAAATTCATGTGACTAATGGTTTCTTCTTGGGAGATGCTAACGTAGTGTTAAAAGCAGCCAAGGGTAAAATGTCCGGGGTAACCATTGTGGATAATATGTTCAAATCGGATGCAAATTCTATGAATCCTATTGTTCAATTAGATGGGAATTTTGCTAGCATTGATCAAGTGGTGATCGATAACAACAATGCCGTCGGTATGACCGTGAAATCAACGGCCGGGAAGTTAACAGTGCCTGGAAATGGGACAAAATGGGTGGCAGACTTTTCATCCATATTAGTATTCCCAGATCGGATTAATCATTTCCAGTACTCTTTCAATTTTCAAGGGGTTCCTGTGGCATTCCCAGCACACGGAGTGACCAGTTTATCAAACAATGTGGTGGTTGTCCAGAGTGACAGAAGTGTTAATGGAGTAGTTTCTGTTGCTGTTGATCAGTATAATAGGAAGGGAGAGTAG